A window of Saccopteryx leptura isolate mSacLep1 chromosome 5, mSacLep1_pri_phased_curated, whole genome shotgun sequence contains these coding sequences:
- the BAMBI gene encoding BMP and activin membrane-bound inhibitor homolog isoform X2: MDRHSSYIFIWLQLELCAMAVLFTKGEIRCYCDAAHCVATGYMCKSELSACFSRLLDPQNPNSPLTHGCLDSLASTADICRARQAQNYSGTTVPTLECCHEDMCNYRGLHDVLSSPKGEASGPGNRYQHDGSRNLITKVQELTSSKELWFRAAVIAVPIAGGLILVLLIMLALRMLRSENKRLRDQRQQMLSRLHYSFHGHHSKKGQVAKLDLECMVPVSGHENCCLTCDKMRQADLSNDKILSLVHWGMYSGHGRLEFV; encoded by the exons GTGAAATCAGATGCTACTGTGACGCTGCTCACTGCGTGGCAACTGGTTACATGTGTAAGTCCGAGCTGAGTGCCTGCTTCTCTAGGCTTCTGGATCCTCAGAACCCAAACTCCCCACTCACCCATGGCTGCCTGGACTCTCTTGCAAGCACAGCTGACATCTGCCGTGCCAGACAGGCACAAAACTACTCTGGCACTACCGTGCCCACGTTGGAATGCTGTCACGAAGATATGTGCAATTACAGAGGGCTGCACGATGTTCTCTCTTCTCCCAAGGGGGAGGCCTCAG GACCAGGAAACCGGTATCAGCATGACGGCAGCAGAAACCTCATCACCAAAGTTCAGGAGCTGACGTCTTCCAAGGAGTTGTGGTTCCGAGCTGCAGTGATCGCCGTTCCTATTGCTGGAGGGCTGATTTTAGTGTTGCTTATTATGCTGGCCTTGAGGATGTTGCGAAGTGAAAACAAGAGGCTGCGGGACCAGCGGCAACAGATGCTGTCGCGTTTGCACTACAGCTTTCACGGGCACCACTCCAAAAAGGGGCAGGTTGCAAAGTTGGACTTGGAATGTATGGTGCCGGTGAGTGGGCATGAGAACTGCTGTCTGACCTGTGATAAGATGAGACAAGCAGACCTCAGCAACGACAAGATCCTTTCCCTGGTTCACTGGGGCATGTACAGTGGGCACGGGAGGCTGGAGTTCGTATGA